The Megalobrama amblycephala isolate DHTTF-2021 linkage group LG13, ASM1881202v1, whole genome shotgun sequence genome contains a region encoding:
- the paqr7b gene encoding membrane progestin receptor alpha-B, with product MATVVMEQIGRLFINAQQLRQIPRFLESAFPKLPCTVMVSDVPWVFRESHIFTGYRPPDQNWRYYFLTLFQRHNESVNVWTHLLASLIILVKFQELSETVDFLRDPHAQPLFILLLAAFTYLGCSALAHLLSAKSELSHYTFYFLDYVGVAVYQYGSALAHFYYVVEEEWHAQVRSFFLPASAFLAWLSCTGCCYGKYASPSLPKFVHKLFQVVPSGLAYCLDISPVFHRIYKCYSSEQGCADQAVVYHCYQVLFFLISAYFFSYPHPERWLPGRCDFIGQGHQIFHVFLVLCTLVQIEAVRLDYSERRPLYERLHGDLAHDAVALFIFTACCSALTAFYVRKRVKAYLEEKQE from the coding sequence ATGGCAACGGTTGTGATGGAGCAGATTGGGCGGCTGTTCATCAATGCACAGCAACTTCGTCAGATCCCACGTTTCCTGGAGTCAGCCTTCCCAAAATTGCCTTGTACTGTTATGGTGAGCGATGTGCCGTGGGTTTTCCGTGAGTCGCACATATTCACAGGCTACCGGCCGCCTGACCAGAACTGGCGCTACTACTTCCTCACTCTATTTCAGAGGCACAATGAGTCTGTAAATGTGTGGACACACCTGCTAGCCTCCCTCATTATCTTGGTCAAGTTTCAGGAGCTGTCTGAAACCGTGGATTTCCTGCGAGATCCACACGCCCAGCCGCTGTTCATCTTGCTCCTAGCCGCATTCACCTACCTGGGCTGCAGTGCGCTGGCCCACCTACTCTCAGCCAAGTCTGAGCTCTCCCATTACACCTTTTATTTTTTGGACTATGTGGGCGTAGCCGTTTACCAGTACGGCAGCGCCCTGGCCCACTTCTATTACGTTGTCGAAGAAGAATGGCACGCTCAAGTACGAAGCTTTTTCTTGCCAGCTTCAGCCTTCCTGGCCTGGCTGTCCTGTACGGGCTGCTGCTACGGCAAGTACGCCAGCCCGAGTTTGCCCAAGTTCGTTCACAAGCTATTCCAGGTGGTGCCCTCGGGCCTAGCCTACTGTTTAGACATCAGTCCGGTGTTTCATCGCATTTATAAATGCTACAGCTCCGAACAAGGCTGTGCTGACCAGGCGGTGGTCTACCACTGCTATCAGGTCCTCTTCTTTTTGATCAGCGCCTACTTCTTCTCGTACCCCCATCCTGAGCGCTGGCTCCCGGGACGTTGCGACTTCATCGGACAGGGCCATCAGATCTTCCACGTGTTTCTTGTGCTCTGCACTCTAGTGCAGATCGAAGCTGTGCGACTGGATTACAGCGAGAGGAGACCTCTCTACGAACGTCTTCATGGTGACTTGGCTCACGATGCAGTGGCTCTTTTTATCTTCACAGCGTGTTGCAGCGCACTCACTGCGTTCTATGTGCGCAAACGGGTGAAGGCGTATCTAGAAGAGAAACAGGAGTAG